Proteins co-encoded in one Quercus robur chromosome 8, dhQueRobu3.1, whole genome shotgun sequence genomic window:
- the LOC126694177 gene encoding heavy metal-associated isoprenylated plant protein 41-like, protein MVQQKIVMKVQMNCEKGRTKAMKIAAVAEGVISVAIEREKSLVVVIGDGVDLVSLAGSLRKKLGSATIESVQEVKAESAKKKDPIICYSQYPQYPMYICSGF, encoded by the exons ATGGTGCAGCAAAAGATAGTAATGAAGGTGCAAATGAATTGCGAGAAaggcagaaccaaggccatgAAGATTGCTGCTGTGGCAGAAG GTGTAATCTCAGTGGcgattgaaagagaaaaaagtctGGTGGTCGTGATAGGAGACGGAGTTGATTTGGTTAGCTTGGCCGGCTCACTAAGGAAGAAGCTTGGCTCTGCCACCATTGAGAGCGTGCAAGAAGTGAAGGCAGAAAGTGCTAAGAAAAAAGACCCAATTATATGTTATAGCCAATATCCACAATACCCCATGTATATATGCAGTGGTTTCTGA